The following are encoded together in the Streptomyces sp. NBC_00341 genome:
- a CDS encoding histidinol-phosphate transaminase, translating into MTNDSPTRNAWDDLPIRDELRGQSPYGAPQLDVPVRLNTNENPYPLPEALVDRIAERVREAARDLNRYPDREAVELRTELARYLSRTAGHQVGRANVWAANGSNEVLQQLLQTFGGPGRTAIGFEPSYSMHALIARGTGTGWISGPRNEDFTIDVDAARAVIARERPDVVFITSPNNPTGTAVDAATVLALYDAAQSAKPSMVVVDEAYGEFSHHASLLPLIEGRPHLVLSRTMSKAFGAAGLRLGYLAADPAVVDAVQLVRLPYHLSSITQATALAALEHTDTLLGYVDRLKSERDRIVTGLRAQGFDVTDSDANFVQFGRFADSHTAWQHILDRGVLVRDNGVPGWLRVSAGTPAENDAFLDAVRELKKEHDA; encoded by the coding sequence GTGACGAACGACAGCCCCACGCGCAACGCCTGGGACGACCTCCCCATCCGGGACGAACTGCGCGGCCAGTCCCCGTACGGCGCCCCCCAGCTCGACGTACCGGTCCGGCTGAACACCAACGAGAATCCGTACCCGCTCCCCGAGGCGCTGGTCGACCGGATCGCGGAGCGGGTCCGCGAGGCCGCCCGTGACCTCAACCGCTACCCCGACCGGGAAGCCGTCGAGCTCCGCACCGAGCTGGCCCGCTACCTCAGCCGCACCGCCGGGCACCAGGTCGGCCGCGCCAACGTCTGGGCGGCCAACGGCTCCAACGAGGTGCTCCAGCAGCTGCTCCAGACCTTCGGCGGCCCCGGCCGCACCGCGATCGGCTTCGAGCCCTCGTACTCCATGCACGCCCTCATCGCCCGGGGCACCGGAACCGGCTGGATCTCCGGGCCGCGCAACGAGGACTTCACCATCGACGTGGACGCGGCCCGCGCCGTCATCGCCCGGGAGCGTCCCGACGTCGTCTTCATCACCTCGCCCAACAACCCCACCGGCACCGCCGTCGACGCCGCGACCGTCCTCGCGCTGTACGACGCCGCGCAGTCCGCGAAGCCGTCGATGGTCGTGGTCGACGAGGCGTACGGCGAGTTCAGCCACCACGCCTCGCTGCTCCCGCTGATCGAGGGCCGCCCCCACCTGGTGCTCTCGCGCACCATGTCCAAGGCGTTCGGCGCCGCCGGACTGCGGCTCGGCTACCTCGCCGCCGACCCCGCCGTCGTGGACGCGGTCCAGCTGGTCCGGCTCCCGTACCACCTGTCCTCCATCACCCAGGCGACCGCGCTCGCCGCCCTGGAGCACACCGATACGCTCCTCGGGTACGTGGACCGGCTCAAGAGCGAACGCGACCGGATCGTCACCGGGCTGCGCGCCCAGGGCTTCGACGTCACCGACTCGGACGCCAACTTCGTCCAGTTCGGCCGCTTCGCCGACAGCCACACCGCCTGGCAGCACATCCTCGACCGGGGCGTCCTGGTCCGGGACAACGGCGTACCGGGATGGC